From a single Oreochromis niloticus isolate F11D_XX linkage group LG4, O_niloticus_UMD_NMBU, whole genome shotgun sequence genomic region:
- the btr30 gene encoding bloodthirsty-related gene family, member 30: MAESAELFTEQELTCSICLDLFTDPVSTPCGHNFCQACIGGYWASSAVSTCPLCKHQFEGRPQLSINKVFAQIAEKYKQTHYAPLPSPFGNGTPGAAMAGAMNTNPFLTPAPLAAQANGDVVWCDVCTGIKQPAVSSCLTCTASYCTEHVQPHHTTPFYAKHPLMDPQEALRGRTCSVHRRLMEVYCRTCESCICAICVLEEHRMHKTVSVQTERLSKQKQVSRTEQEILNRIKEKEIRVTELKKKLDNLQSYADRERGEVEHLLDDLSGSLDQIRSHVVGGIETQLDAVMTKGEGMVNRLEEELSLLTERRAALEAQATSQDHIAFLKTYEATTAPLAEDQQAQADDDSQLVLHFQLGEVKLALSEVKEKMEEIRTGEIRSRGLRGSRGSRADSFSAGDMMAAESMLSLRASTASLRKSQWSLKDLKKSKQVSGYKKARLYMEDVTLNPVTAYPFLILSEDRKQVKRGEKLQFYRNSPHRFDVWSCILAKEGFSSGRHYWEVCVGENKDWKLGVVSESAQRKGLFDMCPSHGYYAIWWSSSQLRALTTPPLTKVKGHHPKLRQVGVFLDVEEGQVSFYNVKSGSEIYSFHTSTEFTERMFPLLGTGDKEVPLILLTTL; encoded by the exons ATGGCGGAGTCGGCGGAGCTGTTCACAGAGCAGGAGCTCACCTGCTCCATCTGCCTCGACCTGTTCACCGACCCCGTCTCCACCCCCTGCGGACATAACTTCTGCCAG GCGTGTATCGGTGGTTACTGGGCGTCCAGCGCCGTGTCCACCTGTCCACTGTGCAAACATCAGTTTGAAGGACGTCCTCAACTCAGCATCAACAAAGTCTTCGCTCAGATCGCAGAAAAGTACAAACAGACTCACTATGCACCGTTACCGTCGCCCTTCGGTAACGGGACGCCCGGCGCCGCGATGGCAGGCGCCATGAACACCAACCCCTTCCTGACGCCTGCGCCATTAGCGGCTCAGGCGAACGGGGACGTAGTGTGGTGCGACGTTTGTACGGGAATCAAACAGCCCGCCGTCAGCTCCTGTCTCACCTGCACCGCCTCCTACTGCACTGAGCACGTGCAGCCACATCACACTACGCCATTCTACGCCAAACACCCCTTGATGGACCCCCAGGAGGCCCTGAGGGGCCGCACCTGCTCCGTCCACCGGCGCCTGATGGAG gtgtaCTGCAGGACGTGTGAGAGCTGCATCTGTGCCATCTGCGTGCTGGAGGAACATCGGATGCATAAAACCGTCTCCGTGCAAACTGAGAGGCTCAGCAAGCAG AAACAGGTGTCCAGGACCGAGCAGGAGATCCTGAACCGGATCAAGGAGAAGGAGATCCGTGTGACGGAGCTGAAGAAGAAGCTGGACAACCTCCAG AGCTACGCTGACAGAGAGCGCGGCGAGGTGGAACACCTGCTGGACGACCTGTCTGGCTCGTTGGACCAGATCCGGTCTCATGTGGTGGGCGGGATCGAGACCCAGCTGGATGCTGTGATGACAAAGGGGGAGGGGATGGTGAACCGCCTGGAGGAGGAGCTTAGCCTGCTGACAGAGAGGAGAGCCGCACTGGAGGCACAGGCTACCAGTCAGGATCACATCGCCTTCCTGAAG acATACGAGGCGACCACGGCTCCTCTGGCCGAGGATCAGCAGGCCCAGGCGGACGACGACTCGCAGCTGGTGCTCCACTTCCAGCTGGGCGAGGTGAAGCTTGCTCTGTCCGAGGTCAAGGAGAAGATGGAAGAGATCCGGACCGGGGAGATCCGCTCACGAGGACTGCGAGGATCCCGAGGATCCCGAGCAGACTCCT TTTCAGCCGGTGACATGATGGCGGCCGAGAGCATGCTCAGTCTGAGAGCCAGCACGGCCAGTCTCAGGAAAAGCCAGTGGTCCCTGAAAG ACCTAAAGAAGAGCAAACAGGTGTCAG GATACAAGAAGGCCCGACTCTACATGG AGGACGTGACGCTGAACCCGGTGACGGCGTATCCCTTCCTGATCCTGTCCGAGGACCGTAAGCAGGTGAagagaggagagaagctgcagttcTACAGAAACAGCCCGCACAGGTTCGACGTCTGGTCCTGCATCCTCGCCAAGGAGGGATTCAGCTCCGGGCGCCACTACTGGGAG GTGTGCGTTGGGGAGAATAAGGACTGGAAGCTGGGCGTGGTCAGCGAGTCGGCTCAGAGGAAGGGTCTGTTCGATATGTGCCCGTCTCACGGATACTACGCCATCTGGTGGAGCAGCAGCCAGCTGAGGGCGCTCACCACGCCGCCGCTCACCAAG gtcaaaggtcaccacCCCAAGCTGCGACAGGTGGGTGTGTTCCTGGACGTGGAGGAGGGTCAGGTATCCTTTTACAACGTCAAGTCAGGCTCAGAGATCTACAGCTTCCACACATCCACCGAGTTCACCGAGAGGATGTTTCCTCTGCTGGGGACCGGAGACAAAGAAGTCCCCCTGATCCTCCTCACCACGCTGTAG
- the ube2m gene encoding NEDD8-conjugating enzyme Ubc12, producing MIKLFSLKQQKKDEESAGGNRTGAGGKKASAAQLRIQKDINELNLPKTCEINFPDDDDLLNFRLIISPDEGFYKGGKFVFSFKVGQGYPHDPPKVKCETMVYHPNIDLEGNVCLNILREDWKPVLTINSIIYGLQYLFLEPNPEDPLNKEAAEVLQTNRRLFEQNVHRSLRGGYVGATYFERCLK from the exons ATGATTAAGCTCTTTTCCCtgaagcagcagaagaaagaCGAGGAATCTGCTGGAGGAAACAGAACCGGAGCCGGGGGCAAGAAAGCCAGCGCGGCCCAGCTTCGAATACAGAAAG acatCAATGAGTTGAACTTACCAAAGACGTGTGAGATCAATTTCCCCGATGATGACGACCTCCTCAACTTCAGACTCATCATTTCACCAGacgag GGTTTTTACAAAGGAGGAAAGTTTGTCTTCAGCTTTAAG gtagGACAGGGTTACCCCCACGACCCCCCAAAGGTAAAGTGTGAGACGATGGTGTATCACCCCAACATCGACCTGGAGGGCAACGTCTGCCTAAACATCCTAAG AGAGGACTGGAAGCCCGTGCTGACAATAAACTCCATCATCTACGGCCTACAGTATCTATTTCTA GAGCCAAACCCCGAGGATCCGCTGAACAAGGAGGCGGCAGAGGTCCTGCAGACGAACCGGCGACTCTTCGAGCAGAATGTCCATCGCTCCCTGAGGGGCGGCTACGTGGGCGCCACCTACTTTGAGAGATGTCTTAAATAA